A stretch of DNA from Yoonia sp. BS5-3:
GGCACAGCAATTGATAATGTTGTGGTTATGGTTTGCACAGAGTTTGGCCGCACAGTGATTGAGAACGGCAGCCAGGGTACCGACCACGGCCATGGATCGACATGGTTCGCGTTTGGTGGCCCAACGGTATCTGGCGTCGGACCTGACATCACAACCTTGGATACAAGCGAGCTGCGCAACAACCGCTTTGTCCCAACGCGGACCCAGTTTAAGGATATCGTTGCCGAGGTCATGATCCGCCACATGGGGATGAACCCAACGCTGGTATCGCAGGTGTTCCCTGGCCATACTACATTTACAGATCATAATCTGTTCAACAGAATTAGCTAAATCAGCGATAATGTTGTAATCGAATGCGCTGAAGGGCTACATGTCCTTCAGCGCAACTTTTTTGAGGCCCCTTTGGTATGACGCAAACTGATGATCAGTCATCCAAACCATCTTCGGTCCGTAAATCTGTCAACACACTGACAAAATACGTAAATCTGGCCTCAGCCGGTTTGGCAATGCTGAACGCACCACGCCGAATCCCGACCAAAGCACCCCCACCAGAAGTCATCGTCAGAGATAAGGGTTTTGCGATCCGTATTGATGAAGATGTCACCGAGTTTGATGATCCAAACACGCTTGCGGCAGAGTTGCGGGAACTGCCTGAAAAACGTTTAGATGTCATCTTTCACGGCCGTACCGCCCTTGATCTAAGCTTTACTATTCCAAACGCCCCGTTCAGTGATCTGGAAGCCATGATCGACGCCGAACTCGCCTACAGGTCACCATTTCAGCGTGATCAATGCGTCTGGTTTTGGCGCGCCAAGGAAACGGAAACACTTGATTGGCAGGTTGAGGCGGCCATCGTTTTGAATGCTTCTATCGATTGGGTGATCGCAGCATTTAAGGAAACCGGAAAGACAATCAACCTCGCCAGACGTACCGCACCTGATGGCACAACAAAGCTAGCAGTCTATCCCAGCTGGCTAACGCCACTGCGCCGCTTAAAGGGCCCGCGCACCGTCGGCGAAAGCATTCGCAAAGTACCCCCGTCCCTGCGCGCGCCTGCGATTGCATTGATCATTCTTCTCATCTCGGCCGTTGCCTTGTTTGCAGTGCAATCGACGCAGAACAGTTCTGTGTCTGCCCAGGCGTCGGCTGCGAATGCCCAGATTGCACAGCGCGCCGCTGAAGCCGCCCGTGTCCAAGCCTTGAAAGAATTGCGAGACGAAGGCGCTGCACGAAGCGCGCTGGTTGGCAGCCTTGCAGGTCTTTTGCCAGATGACGTATGGCTTGAGCAGTTAACTATTGAAGACGACCGCATGACCATTACGGGCTACGCCCCCTCTGCTGCCGAAGTCACCCGGTTGCTTTCAACACTGGATGCCTTATCCGATATCCAGTTTGGCTCTCCGGTAACGCGCGATAACACGCAAAACCAAGAACGCTTTCGCATCGATGCCACGCTGACGGGGAATTTGGGATGAGCGAGTTTATTTTCCAAAACCCCCGCGCTGTCCGCCGGTTTGGCACCATGCTGATCATCGGCGTATCCGTCTTGATCATCTTAATCGCGCTGATGATCTGGAACTTCACGGCCCAGCGCTTTGCCAATATCGATGAGTTGAACGCGACAATTGCCCGCGCCGAACAATTGTCGAACGCGTCGAGGGCAAACAGCGCCCAAGTCAGTTTTTATCAAAATGAAACACCCCAGTTGTCGCAATCTGAAATGCAAAGCGACATGCAGGATCTTGCACAGCAATATCAGGTTAGGCTTGAAGTTATTCGTGCCGATCAGATCGAGCAAGTGCAGGGCAATGTTCGTATGGCGCTTACACTGAACGGCGTTGTTCCAGAAAATCAATTGGGCGGTTATTTACAGAACTTAGCTGCGCATGAACCCATGGTTATTGTCGATAATATCAACCTGCGCCGCGCCCGTGGTACCCGAAATAACGAAGAACGGCTTTTGGCCATTCAGCTTAAGCTTAGCGGGTTTTCGACACAATGAAGACAACCTTGGAAAAAGTGCAATCATTTGCTCCGCTCGTTGCAACTGCCTTATGTATCGCGCTCGCTGGGGTCATTTGGTTGCCTTTGAATAGTGAAACAAGAGCCGAAACAGGATCCGTTCAGCAAAGTGATGCAGCTTCAACGGAAGATCCCAGCTTGGGCGTGCTGCAAAATGGTGCGCAATCGCTCGTCGAACGCCCCTTATTTCATGTGACAAGGCGCCCCCCCGTGGTGGCCGAGACTGTTCAATCTGCACCTGAACAGGTTTCTTTAGTACTAACAGGTGTGCTGAAGAACGACGATGTCTATATTGCGCTTCTGAGTCTATCCAACAGCAACGAAGTTTTGCGTCAACGCGTCGGAGACCGGTTTAGCGGTTGGGAAATAGTAGACATTACCCCCACCACCGTCACCGTCATCAACCCCGACGGGGAACAGCAGCTTATCGGGCTGTCTTCTTCAAATTAATCGCGACCTTAGCGCGGGCTGCGCTTAGCCAAAATCCGTTGCAATGTCCGCCGGTGCATCGACAGACGCCGCGCGGTCTCGGACACGTTTCGATCGCAGAGTTCGTATACGCGCTGGATGTGTTCCCAACGCACGCGGTCAGCGCTCATCGGGTTTTCCGGGGGCGGTGGAAGCGTGTCGGCGCCAGCAAGAAGTGCGTTTGTCACATCAGTTGCATCAGCTGGCTTCGCCAGGTAATCGGTCGCACCGATTTTCACGGCCGCTACGGCTGTCGCGATTGCTCCGTATCCTGTCAAAACCACGATGCGGCTTTCCGGGCGGCGCGCGCGCAGTTTTTCAACAACGTCCAGCCCATTTCCGTCTTCAAGACGCAGATCGACGACCGCATAGGCCGGCGGGCGCGCAGTCGCGATGGCTGTTCCCGCCGCAACAGACCCGGCCGTTTCGACCTCAAACCCGCGTTTCTCCATCGCTTTTGCCAAGCGGCGCAAGAACGCTTCGTCGTCATCGACAAGAAGCAGACTTTTATCGTCACCCAGATCCAAACCGTCGGTATTCATAGCTACGCCCTTTCTGAACTTCTACGGAAGGTAGACCAGCAAGGAAGAAGGTCAATCCTGTGGCAAGTGCGGTAGACCCGCGTTCAAACCGCTGCATTGATCACCCCCTAGCTGCGGCCTATCTTTAGACGGGACACCCCGGGACAACCAGATGCAAGCCACCGAAATCCAGCTATTCCAAGAACAAAAGCGCAGTAACTGGGTCCGTTTGCGCACCCTGATGACCCTGCGTTGGTTTGCGATTATCGGGCAGGCTATCGCCGTCTTCGCGGCGATCAAAGTTTATCATTTACAGATCAATGTTGGCCTTCCGGCCGTCGTCATTGGCGGTTCGGTGGCCGCGAATATCTTTTGCTTTTTTGCCTATCCCGAAAATCGGCGTCTGTCGGAACGCGAAGGCTTTGTTTGGCTGATTTTTGATATCGTTCAGCTAAGCTTTTTGCTGTTTTTGACAGGTGGGCTAAACAACCCGTTTGCGATGCTGATCATGGCGCCAGTGACAATCGCAGCGACGGTGCTTCATCGCAGCAGTACCATCGTTCTGGGTGTGCTCGCGCTGCTGTTGCTCAGCCTGATCAGCCGATATCACATCCCTATCGTAACCGCGGATGGTGCGATCCTGTCCTTGCCTGTCCTGTTTCAATTTGGATTTTGGGTCGCGTTGATGATTAGTGTCGTTTTTCTGGCGATCTACGCACGGCAGGTCACAACCGAAATGCACACCATGGGTGAAGCGCTGGTCGCAACCCAGCTTGCATTGGCGCGGGAACAGAAGTTGACGGATCTGGGCGGCGTTGTCGCAGCGACAGCCCATGAGCTTGGCACGCCGCTCGCTACAATCAAGCTGGTCAGTAGCGAGTTGATGGAAGAGCTCTCTGACCATCCGGACCTGATTGAGGACGCAGAGTTAATCCGCAGCCAAGCAGATCGATGCCGCGATATCCTGCATTCGATGGGCCGAGCGGGGAAAGATGATCTCCACCTCAAGCATGCCCCGATCGAAACTGTCCTGCGTGATGCGGCGGAACCGCATCTGGACCGGGGCAAAGAGGTTATTTTTGATATCACACCCGGCGATGATGGCGAACCTTCACAACCTGCGATTCCCCGTCGACCCGAGATCATTCATGGGCTGCGCAATTTGATTCAGAATGCCGTAGACTTTGCGCGTTCAGAGGTCGCCGTCTCGGCCATATGGTCACCTGAACAGATTACTATTCGTATCGCAGATGATGGGCGCGGGTTCCCCCAATCAGTGATTGGCCGCATTGGTGAACCTTATGTCAAACGCCGCCGCCTATCCGAAGATGGGCCCAGACGGCCCGGTTATGACGGGATGGGTCTGGGTCTGTTCATTGCAAAGACCTTGCTCGAACGATCTGGCGCCACGTTAACTTTTGCCAATGGCGCATCAGGAGGTGCTGTTATCGATGTTGTCTGGCCGCGTGATGTGCTTTCACCCGTCGCATCGGAACAAACACCCGCCCTTGGTGAAAACCAGCCCAACGATCCCTGGACGTAACCTTTTTCAAGCACTTAACGCTGCATTAACCTTCATATTCGATGTTCATCTATGGCGATATGCGAGGATGAACGCGATGTCATTTGGTTTATCAGAACTGATAATTTTAGGTGTGATCGCCACGATCGGCGCTGCCGGGTTATTTACCCTGTTACTGCGCATGGACAATCGCAGAACCAGACCAAATCTACAGCTTGGTAGGGCCGGGGACGGACCAGTTTTTCTATTTCAAGACAAAGATCTGATTGATGCCACCCCGGATGCGTTGGCGATGATTGCGCCCCATGTTCAAAAGATGTCTGAATATGAAGCCACGCTGCATGTCTTAGGTGCCCACTTTATCAACCTGGAGGATGTTCTTGCGGCCCACGACAAAGGTCATGTCCGTGTTGACGGTGAACACCCCAATGCCCTGTCGATGCATATCGAAAGGGAGGGTCCTGTTCTTCGTATAGCTGTGACTGACGAGGTTTCGAATGGACCAACTAAAGTAACAGACATGCTGGAGCATGATGTTCGCCTTGCTGAACTTTCAATGATGCGTGAGCTGACAAAGCATACACCCCAATTGATTTGGCAAGAGAACGGTAATGGCCGTTTGATCTGGGCAAATCAGGCATATCTTAGTTTTTCGGATCGCTTGAGAACAGGCATTGAAACTGTAACGCCGACCTGGCCCAGCAAATCCGTCTTTCCTGATCTGACAGACGCAACAGCGCATGCCGGCTCTACAAGTCGCCGTGTTGCTGTAACACTGCCGGACAAATCTGCCGAGCATTGGTTTGACGTGACAACTGTGGCCCAGCAAAACGGGTTTCTTCATTTCGCCACCGATGCCAACGCTGCCGTACGCGCAGACCGGCAAAGGCACAATTTTGTTCAGACCCTTGGTAAGACATTTGCCGAACTTTCGACCGGTCTTGCGATTTTCGACAAGCGCCGTCAGCTGGCCATGTTTAACCCAGCTTTGCATGAACTGACCCGGCTTCCGATTGAATTTCTCAGCAGCAGACCAAGTATCGACACTGTCCTGGATCGTCTCCGCGAAACACGCATTTTGCCGGAGCCCAAAAACTATGCCAGTTGGCGCGAACAATTCACAGCGCTCGAAGCTGAAGCCAGAGAAGGGACCTATTGTGAGGTTTGGGAATTACCCGATGGACAGACTTATCGCATCACCGGAAGGCCCCATCCCGATGGTGCATTCGCACTTCTGTTTGAAGATATCAGCGCAGAAATATCCTTAACACGTAGGTTTCGTTCAGATATTGAGACCGGCCAAGCCGTTCTGGATACATTGGGCGATGCAATCGCTGTTTTTTCCAGTACTGGTTCGCTGGTTATGTCCAATAAAGCCTATGCTGATCTTTGGGACACCGCAGAACCGAGTTATCACGATCAACGTGCGCTTCAAACGGAGTTGGAAACCTGGCGTGGCCGCTGCACGCCAACGCGAATGTGGTCCGAAATGCGGGATTTCATCTACGGCTCGGGCACACGAAAAACATGGGCTGATGACGCTATTCTTGATGATGGCAGACATATCCGGTGTCATGCCAATCCCATCGCCGGCGGCATGACGATGGTCCGCTTTGACTTCGCACCACCGAAAACACCCGTGATCAGCAAACTGACGATGTCCGACCCTGCGCTCTTAAGTGCAAAACGCTGATTTGGCTTGCAGGTGAGATCAGAGATCATAATGTCTCAGCATGATCACCGCAGGCACGACCATTTCTCTTCCAGATGAAAGCGACACCAGAGAATTCGCCGGAAGGATTGCCGCGATCTTGCAGCCCGGCGATACATTATTGCTGGAGGGGGATATCGGCAGTGGCAAAACCGCGTTTTCGCGCGCGGTTATTCGCGCCCGACTTGGTCAACAGGAAGATGTCCCCTCACCGACTTTTACCCTGGTTCAGACATACCACGCACCTGATGGTGATATCTGGCATTGCGATCTGTATCGCCTGACCGCCCCCGACGAAGTGCTGGAGCTGGGTTTAGACGAGGCTTTTGAAACGTCAATCTGTTTGATCGAATGGCCTGATAGGCTTGGCGATGATATCCCTGATAATGCTCTAAGGCTTGGGTTTACCGCGGATAACAACACACATTCAGTGACGTTGCATATGACTAACAGATGGGCTGACAGGTTGCACAATGTCGCATTCTGACCGTGAAGCCGTGATTGAAAATTTCTTAGCACAGTCAAGGTGGGTAGGCTGGGCGCGCAGACCCATCGTGGCAGATGCATCCGCACGTAGCTATACCCGGCTTGAAAAAGAAGGTGCATCAGTCATCCTAATGGATGCACCACCCAATCAGGTCGACAATACCGAACAGTTCATCGCGGTTGCAAAATACCTATCCGAATGCGGACTTAATCCGCCACGCATCCTGGCCCAAGAACTGGCAGATGGTATTCTTGTGCTTAGTGATCTGGGCCAATTGGACTTTGCCGAATGGCTTCGATCGAAGCCTGATGATGCGGCGGAACTATATAAAGCGGCAATCGACATATTGATTAGGTTGGAAAGCTGCCGTCCCCCCACCGATCTGACCCGACTGACCCCGGAGCTGGGTGCTGACATGATTGCGGTCACCGGGGAGTGTTATGCCCAAGGCCCAATCCGTGACTTGCAAAACGAATTGCTACAGGCCTTGCGCCAATTTGCGTACGATGCCGACACATTCGCATTGCGCGATTTTCATGCTGAAAATCTGATTTGGCGGCCGGATCAAACGGGTACGGCACGCGTCGGGTTACTCGATTTTCAAGACGCTATTGTTGCGCCTTGCGGATATGATCTTGTCTCATTGCTACGCGATGCGCGCCGAGATACCGATCCTGATTTTGTCCAAGACATGCTACAGTATTATTTCGACAAAACTGGGAAAGATCAGGGCTTTCGAACGCAGCTCGCCTGTTTGGGCATACAGCGAAACCTTCGAATCCTTGGCATCTTTGCGCGGCTGGCCACCGTCATGAATAAGCCCCGCTATATCGATCTGATCCCACGCGTTTGGTATAATATTCAGCAAGACTTAGATCACGCTGCATTGGCTAATCTGCGTGATGCAATTAACGACACTCTACCATTCCCTGATCATGATTTCCTGGAAAGCCTACGACAATGAATGCACCCATTTTGTTCTTTGCAGCGGGTTTGGGGACCCGTATGGGTGTGCTTGTCAAAGATAAGCCAAAACCTTTGGTCAAAGTTGCTGGCCGCGCCTTGATTGATCACGCGCTGGATCTTGCTGAAATCCCCCAAGTGGAACGACGCGTTGTGAACATCCACTATCGCGCCAATATGATCACGGAGCATTTGCGCAACCGGGCTGTCGTTTTCTCGGATGAAACGACACAATTGCTTGAAACCGGTGGTGGGTTAAAAAAGGCAATCCCTGCACTAAAAGGGAACCCTGTGCTGACCATGAATACAGATGCCGTTTGGAAAGGGCCGAACCCGATCAAGTTTCTTTTGGAGTCTTGGAAAGATCACATGGAAGCCCTGCTTGTCCTTGTACCAAAGGATCGGGCAGTCGGTCATTCAGGCCGTGGTGATTTTAACATCTTGGACAATGGGCAGCTGGAGCGCGCGCCAGGCCCCGTTTATACAGGCCTGCAGATGATCCGTACCGACTGCTTTGCCAACATAGAAGAGACTGCGTTTTCAATGAACGTTGTTTGGGACCAAATCGCAGCGCGAGGTGGCCTATTTGGCTGCCTTTATGATGGCGGTTGGTGTGACGTTGGCCAACCTGATAGCATCCCACTCGCCGAAGCGATGCTAGATGTTTGAGGAGAGCGATCACCCACGTGTTTTTGCGCTGCCCCCGGGCGCAGACTTTGCAACAGGTCTGGTCGATGGGTTGCTGGACCGTGCCGGTGGGTTGACGCCCGAAATGTGGGCGCGCACAGAAATCTATGTAAATACCACACGTATGCAGCGCCGTATCAGATCGGTATTTGATGCGGGCCCCGCGCGATTGTTGCCTCGGATCCGACTGATCACTGATCTGGCCTCAGACCCGGTATCAATGGGTATTGCCCCTGCGGTTTCACCGCTTCGGCGCAGACTAGAGTTGTCGCAATTCGTGGCTAAACTGTTGGAGCAGGAACCCGATCTGGCGCCACAAACCGCCTTATACGATCTGTCTGATAGTCTGGCAAACCTGATGGATGAGATGCAGGGCGAAGGGGTCAGTCCAGACGCCATCGCCGCGTTGGATGTCACTGATCAGTCCGGGCACTGGGAACGCGCGCTTAAATTCGTCAATATTATTGCACCGTTCTTCGGGGATGATGCAGAGCGGCCAGATCTGGAGGCGCGCCAGCGCCTTGTTATTGAGGCTTTGACTGAAAGGTGGGCAGCCACACCGCCCACCCATCCGATCATCGTTGCGGGCTCAACCGGATCACGCGGTGCAACAGCCCTGTTCATGCAGGCAGTGGCAAAACTGCCCCAAGGTGCGATCATCTTGCCAGGGTTCGACTTTGATTTGCCTGATGCCGCCTGGGCCGCAATGGCCGACACCAAAACATCCGAAGATCACCCACAATATCGCTTCAAGCGCTTAATGGATCGGATCGATTTTGGAAGGCAAGATGTCAGAAACTGGTCGGCCGCAGCCGAACCCCACACAGCGCGTAACGCATTAATATCACTATCACTTCGCCCTGCCCCCGTCACTGATCAGTGGTTACAAGACGGACCGAAGCTGGGTAATCTGGAGGACGCGACCCGAGGCCTAACGCTGATAGAGGCGTCTTCTCCGAGAGCTGAGGCCGAGGCCATCGCCCTGCGTCTGCGGCAAGCGGCCGAGGATGGGATTACCGCAGCATTAATCTCGCCTGATCGGACGTTGACCCGTCAAGTAACCGCGGCACTGGACCGTTGGGATATTGTTCCCGATGACAGCGCTGGCACGCCGCTTGCCCTTTCTCCTCCGGGCCGGTTTTTGCGTCATGTCGGCGAATTGATAGCAAAGCCGTTAACCTCGGTTTTGCTTTTGACTGTACTGAAGCACCCTCTGTGTCATTCGAACCGGGATGATCGCGGCGAACATCTGCGCCACACCCGCGAGTTAGAGCTTTATCTGCGTGATCGCGGCATCCCCTTTCCCAGCGAAGAAATTCTGATGCGCTGGGCCAAAGGGAACGATGCGCGTATCAAGTGGGCCACCTGGCTATGCGTCATCATCCAAGCTGGTGCGG
This window harbors:
- a CDS encoding nucleotidyltransferase family protein, which translates into the protein MNAPILFFAAGLGTRMGVLVKDKPKPLVKVAGRALIDHALDLAEIPQVERRVVNIHYRANMITEHLRNRAVVFSDETTQLLETGGGLKKAIPALKGNPVLTMNTDAVWKGPNPIKFLLESWKDHMEALLVLVPKDRAVGHSGRGDFNILDNGQLERAPGPVYTGLQMIRTDCFANIEETAFSMNVVWDQIAARGGLFGCLYDGGWCDVGQPDSIPLAEAMLDV
- a CDS encoding PilN domain-containing protein — protein: MTQTDDQSSKPSSVRKSVNTLTKYVNLASAGLAMLNAPRRIPTKAPPPEVIVRDKGFAIRIDEDVTEFDDPNTLAAELRELPEKRLDVIFHGRTALDLSFTIPNAPFSDLEAMIDAELAYRSPFQRDQCVWFWRAKETETLDWQVEAAIVLNASIDWVIAAFKETGKTINLARRTAPDGTTKLAVYPSWLTPLRRLKGPRTVGESIRKVPPSLRAPAIALIILLISAVALFAVQSTQNSSVSAQASAANAQIAQRAAEAARVQALKELRDEGAARSALVGSLAGLLPDDVWLEQLTIEDDRMTITGYAPSAAEVTRLLSTLDALSDIQFGSPVTRDNTQNQERFRIDATLTGNLG
- the tsaE gene encoding tRNA (adenosine(37)-N6)-threonylcarbamoyltransferase complex ATPase subunit type 1 TsaE; its protein translation is MITAGTTISLPDESDTREFAGRIAAILQPGDTLLLEGDIGSGKTAFSRAVIRARLGQQEDVPSPTFTLVQTYHAPDGDIWHCDLYRLTAPDEVLELGLDEAFETSICLIEWPDRLGDDIPDNALRLGFTADNNTHSVTLHMTNRWADRLHNVAF
- a CDS encoding ActR/PrrA/RegA family redox response regulator transcription factor; the encoded protein is MNTDGLDLGDDKSLLLVDDDEAFLRRLAKAMEKRGFEVETAGSVAAGTAIATARPPAYAVVDLRLEDGNGLDVVEKLRARRPESRIVVLTGYGAIATAVAAVKIGATDYLAKPADATDVTNALLAGADTLPPPPENPMSADRVRWEHIQRVYELCDRNVSETARRLSMHRRTLQRILAKRSPR
- a CDS encoding phosphotransferase, encoding MSHSDREAVIENFLAQSRWVGWARRPIVADASARSYTRLEKEGASVILMDAPPNQVDNTEQFIAVAKYLSECGLNPPRILAQELADGILVLSDLGQLDFAEWLRSKPDDAAELYKAAIDILIRLESCRPPTDLTRLTPELGADMIAVTGECYAQGPIRDLQNELLQALRQFAYDADTFALRDFHAENLIWRPDQTGTARVGLLDFQDAIVAPCGYDLVSLLRDARRDTDPDFVQDMLQYYFDKTGKDQGFRTQLACLGIQRNLRILGIFARLATVMNKPRYIDLIPRVWYNIQQDLDHAALANLRDAINDTLPFPDHDFLESLRQ
- a CDS encoding PAS-domain containing protein, with the protein product MSFGLSELIILGVIATIGAAGLFTLLLRMDNRRTRPNLQLGRAGDGPVFLFQDKDLIDATPDALAMIAPHVQKMSEYEATLHVLGAHFINLEDVLAAHDKGHVRVDGEHPNALSMHIEREGPVLRIAVTDEVSNGPTKVTDMLEHDVRLAELSMMRELTKHTPQLIWQENGNGRLIWANQAYLSFSDRLRTGIETVTPTWPSKSVFPDLTDATAHAGSTSRRVAVTLPDKSAEHWFDVTTVAQQNGFLHFATDANAAVRADRQRHNFVQTLGKTFAELSTGLAIFDKRRQLAMFNPALHELTRLPIEFLSSRPSIDTVLDRLRETRILPEPKNYASWREQFTALEAEAREGTYCEVWELPDGQTYRITGRPHPDGAFALLFEDISAEISLTRRFRSDIETGQAVLDTLGDAIAVFSSTGSLVMSNKAYADLWDTAEPSYHDQRALQTELETWRGRCTPTRMWSEMRDFIYGSGTRKTWADDAILDDGRHIRCHANPIAGGMTMVRFDFAPPKTPVISKLTMSDPALLSAKR
- the regB gene encoding sensor histidine kinase RegB, which codes for MQATEIQLFQEQKRSNWVRLRTLMTLRWFAIIGQAIAVFAAIKVYHLQINVGLPAVVIGGSVAANIFCFFAYPENRRLSEREGFVWLIFDIVQLSFLLFLTGGLNNPFAMLIMAPVTIAATVLHRSSTIVLGVLALLLLSLISRYHIPIVTADGAILSLPVLFQFGFWVALMISVVFLAIYARQVTTEMHTMGEALVATQLALAREQKLTDLGGVVAATAHELGTPLATIKLVSSELMEELSDHPDLIEDAELIRSQADRCRDILHSMGRAGKDDLHLKHAPIETVLRDAAEPHLDRGKEVIFDITPGDDGEPSQPAIPRRPEIIHGLRNLIQNAVDFARSEVAVSAIWSPEQITIRIADDGRGFPQSVIGRIGEPYVKRRRLSEDGPRRPGYDGMGLGLFIAKTLLERSGATLTFANGASGGAVIDVVWPRDVLSPVASEQTPALGENQPNDPWT
- a CDS encoding GspMb/PilO family protein, which translates into the protein MSEFIFQNPRAVRRFGTMLIIGVSVLIILIALMIWNFTAQRFANIDELNATIARAEQLSNASRANSAQVSFYQNETPQLSQSEMQSDMQDLAQQYQVRLEVIRADQIEQVQGNVRMALTLNGVVPENQLGGYLQNLAAHEPMVIVDNINLRRARGTRNNEERLLAIQLKLSGFSTQ